In Ctenopharyngodon idella isolate HZGC_01 chromosome 2, HZGC01, whole genome shotgun sequence, the following are encoded in one genomic region:
- the LOC127502667 gene encoding growth/differentiation factor 3 isoform X2, producing MQESNAHVSITCPPPPVPISCLRESTAQLDHEETYTGLQLEALKSIILEYLGMDAPPRPGGRASHQDLVRMYRQYRRIGQLLKGNSSEEQELQPARRASTVLFPTTVQPLNSSMDSRQQWFRAAFQKNAHIKTGVNLKRARLQIKRPRLDKITPGQPWLSKDIVVRIHKPLSFHKETVIRARHLNSRVVTLDLTVAVEKWLKDTSAELLVVEICLLKKQEVGTQSMPLLVLQLEQAVRRSRRALSTKEESVEDEGHCRRKSLNVSFKEIGWSDWVIAPSGYTMHYCEGSCPHSYKAASMHTLVKSRLHLMSKGTTPGPCCVPAAYEPMVLMHYDSRGKLKLTPFNDLIVSKCHCA from the exons ATGCAAGAATCAAACGCACATGTGAGCATCACGTGTCCCCCTCCCCCAGTCCCGAT CTCTTGTCTGAGAGAGTCTACAGCTCAACTAGATCATGAGGAAACATACACGGGCCTGCAGCTTGAGGCTCTGAAGTCTATTATTCTGGAGTACCTGGGGATGGACGCACCACCCAGGCCTGGAGGAAGAGCTTCTCACCAGGACTTGGTCAGGATGTACCGTCAGTATAGGAGAATTGGACAATTGCTTAAAGGGAATTCCAGTGAAGAACAAGAGCTTCAGCCTGCAAGAAGAGCCTCTACGGTGCTCTTTCCCACGACAG TACAGCCTCTGAATTCCAGCATGGATTCAAGGCAGCAGTGGTTCAGagctgctttccagaagaaCGCACACATCAAAACTGGAGTCAACCTTAAACGCGCAAGGCTGCAAATTAAGAGACCACGCTTGGATAAAATTACACCCGGCCAGCCATGGCTATCAAAAGACATTGTGGTTAGAATACATAAACCTCTTAGTTTTCATAAAGAGACTGTAATTCGTGCAAGGCACTTGAACTCTCGGGTTGTCACGTTGGATTTAACAGTTGCGGTTGAGAAGTGGCTTAAGGACACAAGTGCTGAGCTTTTAGTTGTTGAAATTTGCCTTCTCAAAAAACAAGAAGTGGGTACACAATCCATGCCTCTGCTTGTTTTACAACTTGAACAAGCAGTGAGGAGAAGCAGGAGAGCTCTCTCTACTAAGGAGGAAAGTGTTGAGGATGAAGGTCACTGCAGGCGAAAGTCATTAAATGTTTCCTTCAAAGAGATCGGCTGGTCAGACTGGGTTATCGCTCCTTCGGGCTATACTATGCACTACTGTGAGGGTTCCTGTCCACATAGTTATAAAGCTGCCAGTATGCATACTCTAGTTAAGTCTCGTCTGCATCTTATGTCCAAAGGAACAACACCCGGGCCTTGCTGCGTTCCAGCTGCCTATGAGCCAATGGTTCTCATGCACTATGACAGTCGTGGAAAGCTGAAACTCACACCTTTCAACGATTTGATAGTTAGTAAATGCCACTGTGCATGa
- the LOC127502667 gene encoding growth/differentiation factor 3 isoform X1, whose translation MQNSVAQCFFLSVGAVIFSSCLRESTAQLDHEETYTGLQLEALKSIILEYLGMDAPPRPGGRASHQDLVRMYRQYRRIGQLLKGNSSEEQELQPARRASTVLFPTTVQPLNSSMDSRQQWFRAAFQKNAHIKTGVNLKRARLQIKRPRLDKITPGQPWLSKDIVVRIHKPLSFHKETVIRARHLNSRVVTLDLTVAVEKWLKDTSAELLVVEICLLKKQEVGTQSMPLLVLQLEQAVRRSRRALSTKEESVEDEGHCRRKSLNVSFKEIGWSDWVIAPSGYTMHYCEGSCPHSYKAASMHTLVKSRLHLMSKGTTPGPCCVPAAYEPMVLMHYDSRGKLKLTPFNDLIVSKCHCA comes from the exons ATGCAGAACTCAGTAGCACAGTGCTTTTTCCTTTCTGTTGGGGCTGTTATTTTTAGCTCTTGTCTGAGAGAGTCTACAGCTCAACTAGATCATGAGGAAACATACACGGGCCTGCAGCTTGAGGCTCTGAAGTCTATTATTCTGGAGTACCTGGGGATGGACGCACCACCCAGGCCTGGAGGAAGAGCTTCTCACCAGGACTTGGTCAGGATGTACCGTCAGTATAGGAGAATTGGACAATTGCTTAAAGGGAATTCCAGTGAAGAACAAGAGCTTCAGCCTGCAAGAAGAGCCTCTACGGTGCTCTTTCCCACGACAG TACAGCCTCTGAATTCCAGCATGGATTCAAGGCAGCAGTGGTTCAGagctgctttccagaagaaCGCACACATCAAAACTGGAGTCAACCTTAAACGCGCAAGGCTGCAAATTAAGAGACCACGCTTGGATAAAATTACACCCGGCCAGCCATGGCTATCAAAAGACATTGTGGTTAGAATACATAAACCTCTTAGTTTTCATAAAGAGACTGTAATTCGTGCAAGGCACTTGAACTCTCGGGTTGTCACGTTGGATTTAACAGTTGCGGTTGAGAAGTGGCTTAAGGACACAAGTGCTGAGCTTTTAGTTGTTGAAATTTGCCTTCTCAAAAAACAAGAAGTGGGTACACAATCCATGCCTCTGCTTGTTTTACAACTTGAACAAGCAGTGAGGAGAAGCAGGAGAGCTCTCTCTACTAAGGAGGAAAGTGTTGAGGATGAAGGTCACTGCAGGCGAAAGTCATTAAATGTTTCCTTCAAAGAGATCGGCTGGTCAGACTGGGTTATCGCTCCTTCGGGCTATACTATGCACTACTGTGAGGGTTCCTGTCCACATAGTTATAAAGCTGCCAGTATGCATACTCTAGTTAAGTCTCGTCTGCATCTTATGTCCAAAGGAACAACACCCGGGCCTTGCTGCGTTCCAGCTGCCTATGAGCCAATGGTTCTCATGCACTATGACAGTCGTGGAAAGCTGAAACTCACACCTTTCAACGATTTGATAGTTAGTAAATGCCACTGTGCATGa
- the LOC127502667 gene encoding growth/differentiation factor 3 isoform X3, producing the protein MDAPPRPGGRASHQDLVRMYRQYRRIGQLLKGNSSEEQELQPARRASTVLFPTTVQPLNSSMDSRQQWFRAAFQKNAHIKTGVNLKRARLQIKRPRLDKITPGQPWLSKDIVVRIHKPLSFHKETVIRARHLNSRVVTLDLTVAVEKWLKDTSAELLVVEICLLKKQEVGTQSMPLLVLQLEQAVRRSRRALSTKEESVEDEGHCRRKSLNVSFKEIGWSDWVIAPSGYTMHYCEGSCPHSYKAASMHTLVKSRLHLMSKGTTPGPCCVPAAYEPMVLMHYDSRGKLKLTPFNDLIVSKCHCA; encoded by the exons ATGGACGCACCACCCAGGCCTGGAGGAAGAGCTTCTCACCAGGACTTGGTCAGGATGTACCGTCAGTATAGGAGAATTGGACAATTGCTTAAAGGGAATTCCAGTGAAGAACAAGAGCTTCAGCCTGCAAGAAGAGCCTCTACGGTGCTCTTTCCCACGACAG TACAGCCTCTGAATTCCAGCATGGATTCAAGGCAGCAGTGGTTCAGagctgctttccagaagaaCGCACACATCAAAACTGGAGTCAACCTTAAACGCGCAAGGCTGCAAATTAAGAGACCACGCTTGGATAAAATTACACCCGGCCAGCCATGGCTATCAAAAGACATTGTGGTTAGAATACATAAACCTCTTAGTTTTCATAAAGAGACTGTAATTCGTGCAAGGCACTTGAACTCTCGGGTTGTCACGTTGGATTTAACAGTTGCGGTTGAGAAGTGGCTTAAGGACACAAGTGCTGAGCTTTTAGTTGTTGAAATTTGCCTTCTCAAAAAACAAGAAGTGGGTACACAATCCATGCCTCTGCTTGTTTTACAACTTGAACAAGCAGTGAGGAGAAGCAGGAGAGCTCTCTCTACTAAGGAGGAAAGTGTTGAGGATGAAGGTCACTGCAGGCGAAAGTCATTAAATGTTTCCTTCAAAGAGATCGGCTGGTCAGACTGGGTTATCGCTCCTTCGGGCTATACTATGCACTACTGTGAGGGTTCCTGTCCACATAGTTATAAAGCTGCCAGTATGCATACTCTAGTTAAGTCTCGTCTGCATCTTATGTCCAAAGGAACAACACCCGGGCCTTGCTGCGTTCCAGCTGCCTATGAGCCAATGGTTCTCATGCACTATGACAGTCGTGGAAAGCTGAAACTCACACCTTTCAACGATTTGATAGTTAGTAAATGCCACTGTGCATGa